In one window of Syngnathus scovelli strain Florida chromosome 22, RoL_Ssco_1.2, whole genome shotgun sequence DNA:
- the LOC125992341 gene encoding tetraspanin-8 isoform X2, with product MLDFFLWLNLQHTNYGNNLQCLQSKREQNDEDEHLVEKEFHHDDKLDDDYRRIAGDKMGKVNIWLKRSFIIVTILMATAGALMLAGTLFSHGYYHQNEEFTVLKILGSLFLLWVTINVLIVHPMLIKTVSELYLGMQPISNATEINMKILQKTQIEMECCGVEQGYTEWGYNISESCLCNSTWSNCVEAPTNSSLFQLAEDTPVMIYKEPCLPILISHTNLAISVGVGLSMGLASLWTLSCVLSIAILCQLREKKDTLVVAYSREAKTGNYAVLAEPAELT from the exons atgcttgatttttttttgtggctcaaCCTCCAACATACCAACTATGGAAATAATCTTCAATGTCTCCAATCAAAG CGGGAACAAAATGACGAAGATGAACATCTGGTTGAAAAGGAGTTTCATCATGATGACAAGCTTGATGATG acTACAGGAGGATTGCAGGAGACAAAATGGGGAAAGTGAACATCTGGTTGAAAAGGAGTTTCATTATTGTCACAATTCTGATGGCG acggccggcgcgctcatgtTGGCCGGGACCCTTTTCAGCCACGGGTACTACCATCAGAATGAGGAG TTCACAGTTTTAAAGATCCTGGGCAGCCTGTTTCTGCTTTGGGTAACCATCAATGTGCTGATCGTGCACCCCATG CTCATCAAGACCGTGTCTGAATTATACCTAGGCATGCAACCGATTAGCAACGCCACTGAGATCAATATGAAAATCCTGCAGAAGACCCAAATAGAA ATGGAATGCTGTGGAGTGGAGCAGGGCTACACGGAGTGGGGCTATAACATCTCCGAATCCTGCCTGTGCAATAGCACCTGGTCCAATTGC gTTGAGGCCCCCACGAACAGCAGCCTGTTCCAGCTCGCAGAGGACACGCCAGTCATGATTTATAAAGAG ccaTGTCTACCAATTCTGATTTCACATACAAACTTGGCCATAAGCGTCGGGGTGGGCCTTTCAATGGGCCTGGCTTCACTTTGG ACGTTGTCGTGCGTGCTGAGTATCGCCATCTTGTGTCAGCTAAGAGAAAAAAAGGACACGCTGGTGGTGGCGTATAGTCGAGAGGCCAAAACGGGTAACTACGCCGTCCTCGCCGAGCCGGCGGAGCTCACCTAA
- the LOC125992341 gene encoding tetraspanin-8 isoform X1 — MLDFFLWLNLQHTNYGNNLQCLQSKREQNDEDEHLVEKEFHHDDKLDDDYRRIAGDKMGKVNIWLKRSFIIVTILMATAGALMLAGTLFSHGYYHQNEEFEDMVMGINTMYALSITTLILPIIGIYGACKKKRWGLIVFTVLKILGSLFLLWVTINVLIVHPMLIKTVSELYLGMQPISNATEINMKILQKTQIEMECCGVEQGYTEWGYNISESCLCNSTWSNCVEAPTNSSLFQLAEDTPVMIYKEPCLPILISHTNLAISVGVGLSMGLASLWTLSCVLSIAILCQLREKKDTLVVAYSREAKTGNYAVLAEPAELT, encoded by the exons atgcttgatttttttttgtggctcaaCCTCCAACATACCAACTATGGAAATAATCTTCAATGTCTCCAATCAAAG CGGGAACAAAATGACGAAGATGAACATCTGGTTGAAAAGGAGTTTCATCATGATGACAAGCTTGATGATG acTACAGGAGGATTGCAGGAGACAAAATGGGGAAAGTGAACATCTGGTTGAAAAGGAGTTTCATTATTGTCACAATTCTGATGGCG acggccggcgcgctcatgtTGGCCGGGACCCTTTTCAGCCACGGGTACTACCATCAGAATGAGGAG TTTGAGGATATGGTCATGGGCATCAACACCATGTACGCTTTGTCCATCACTACTCTGATACTGCCCATCATCGGCATATATGGTGCATGCAAAAAGAAGAGATGGGGGCTCATTGTG TTCACAGTTTTAAAGATCCTGGGCAGCCTGTTTCTGCTTTGGGTAACCATCAATGTGCTGATCGTGCACCCCATG CTCATCAAGACCGTGTCTGAATTATACCTAGGCATGCAACCGATTAGCAACGCCACTGAGATCAATATGAAAATCCTGCAGAAGACCCAAATAGAA ATGGAATGCTGTGGAGTGGAGCAGGGCTACACGGAGTGGGGCTATAACATCTCCGAATCCTGCCTGTGCAATAGCACCTGGTCCAATTGC gTTGAGGCCCCCACGAACAGCAGCCTGTTCCAGCTCGCAGAGGACACGCCAGTCATGATTTATAAAGAG ccaTGTCTACCAATTCTGATTTCACATACAAACTTGGCCATAAGCGTCGGGGTGGGCCTTTCAATGGGCCTGGCTTCACTTTGG ACGTTGTCGTGCGTGCTGAGTATCGCCATCTTGTGTCAGCTAAGAGAAAAAAAGGACACGCTGGTGGTGGCGTATAGTCGAGAGGCCAAAACGGGTAACTACGCCGTCCTCGCCGAGCCGGCGGAGCTCACCTAA